ACTGGTGTGTTTCCAGCGCGTGGAGTGCGGCCTGATTCAGTTTCACAGCCTTTTTCTTAGCTTCGGCAGCGTACCGCTGCAAAAACAGATTCGCTAAGAGCAGCACATCTCCACCACGGTTCCGCAAGGGAGGGATCGCAAGCACCACGACACCCAAACGATAGTAGAGATCTTCGCGAAATCGGCTCTCACTCATCGCGTTCTTGAGGTCAATATTGGTCGCCGCCACAACCCGCGTGTCGATGGGGATTTCTTCCCGTCCTCCGACACGTTCAATCACGCGTTCCTGGAGAAACCGCAGCAGCTTGACTTGCAGTGCGAGAGGCATTTCGCCAATCTCGTCAAGAAAGAGCGTCCCACCTTGCGCCCCTTCAATACGCCCTTTGCGCTGCATATGTGCATTCGTAAACGCGCCTTTTTCATGACCAAACAGCTCACTCTCAAGCAACGCTTCGGGAATGGCCCCACAGTTAATTGCTATAAACGGACCGTCTTTTCGTTCGCTCAACCGATGAATAGCTCTAGCTGCTAACTCCTTGCCAGTGCCACTCTCCCCCTGAATCAGCACGGGAACGTCAGTTGTCGCAACGCGACGAATGGCACTAAACACCTCTTGCATCTGGGTGCTGGTGCCCATCATCCCCTCAAACAGGTCGATCGTGGGTTGCTGCTGCAGGGTACGATTCTCCCGTTCAAGTTGCGACACATAAAATGCACGGCGGAGGATCCCGCGCAGGTCCTCCACCTCTACAGGCTTACACAGAAAGTCGTACGCCCCCCGAGCAACTGCGTGGAGCGCATTCTGCCGTTCGGTTTGTCCAGTAATGACAATCACTTTGACCAGCGGGTCTTGCTCCAACATTCCTGTTAATGTCAGCATCCCTTCTTCAATACCCCCCGGATGCGGTGGCAAGCCCAGATCAAGGGTCACCACGGCTGGCTGTTCCTTGCGTAGTGCCTCCAATGCACTTTGCCGGTCTTCCGCAAGCACAACCGCATAGTCGCGGGCGAACGCCCATTTCATCTGTGTGCGGATGTTCTCATCATCATCAACGATAAGAAGTTTCGGCTTACTCGTGAGGCGTGGAGATTCTGACGGTGCAGGTTGCGGCATATGAACCATCACTCCTTGTTTTCAAGTACGCAGGGCATTGTACCATAGCATACGCACTGGTCCAATTCACTGCACGACCGGCAAGAGAACCCGAAATATACTCCCTTTCCCGGGTTCACTTTCCACTGCAATACGACCACGATGAGCTTCGACAATTTTCTTATTGTGGAAAAGCCCAATCCCTAACCCCTTGCTCTTAGTTGTCTGAAACGGCTGGAAGAGGGACTGCGTCACGAATTCCGGCGACATCCCACTCCCGTTGTCTTGCACTGCGAGAATAGCCCAATCGTTCTGTCGTTCGGTCTTGATGGCGATTTCCCCGCCTTCCCCTGTGGCGTCGTTGGCATTCAACACCAAATTCACCAGGACTTTATGTATCTGCTCGGAGTCAATCACCAAAGAAGGCATCGTCTGCAGCCTCTGGGTCACCGTTGCACGAACAGCGCCGTTAAGTTCCGTCAGGGTTGCATTCACTAAGGCATTGAGATCAACAGGTGCCGTATGAAGATCTAACCCCTTCGTGAGCAGAGACAAACGGCCGCACATCGAATCAATTTTCTGTACACTATTGGTAATCACCCGGAGTGCATCGGCACGAAACTCAGGATCGTCAAAGTACACCGGTAAATTCTGCATAGTCAGCGAAAGTGTCGATGCCAGGTTTTTCAGATCATGAATAAAAAAAGTCGACAGTGTTTGAAAAGCTTCCATTTCTTTCGCTTTGAGCAATTGCCGAGAGAGCTTCAGGTTCCAGAGACTCGCTGCCGCTTGATCTGCCACGGTTTTGAGAAGATCCGCATCTTCAAACGATAACGGTTCGCGGATTACTCGCTCATTGAGAGTCATAATCCCCAGCAGCTCGCGACCGGCATTCAACGGCACGCTGTATCGGATACGAGCTTCACCTACACTTGCGGCATACATGCGCGTGAACTCTCCTGCCCAATCATCCTTGCGTGCGTCGAATTCAATCGGGAAATGTTTCTCCTGCATCACACGAATCAGGGCCGCACCGTCACTGGTTTTCGTGAGTAACAGTTCACGGGCTTGCGTTTCAGGGAATACCGTCGACCCCCCAAATAGCAACTGTTGACGAGTCTCATCAAGTAGCCATAGGGTGACACACGAGACCCCAAAAGTTTCGGAAACCATCTTCACGACGGCATCGCACAGGTCTTTACTCTCCAAAAGGGACGTCGTCCGTTGAGTGAACACGAGCCACTCTTTACGATAGTCGTAGCGCGGACGTTGAAAATGGCGACTGATAAACAAACGGCTTCGTTGTTGCCATTCATCAGACATCCAAAACATTGCCAAAAGCAGAAACGCGAAAAAGACCAATAACGCTTCAAACGGGAGGATATCTTCGCCACCCAGATAGGTCACAGCCTGTGCCAAAAGGCCGACGAGCAACAGATACCCGCCCATCGCGAGAACGGTAAGGGAATGGTAGAACGCAGTAGGGGATAAATGAAAATGTACCGTCAAGAGACGTGAACGGGAAAAGGAATAGAGCATAAGACACGCCGCAACGACCAACGCACCGGCATTGATCGTCTCCGCCGTCGCAG
Above is a window of Deltaproteobacteria bacterium DNA encoding:
- the prsK gene encoding PEP-CTERM system histidine kinase PrsK; translation: MNAAVVLLCIDAALCSGLAVAMLLRNARSFVGRVFALGMAVFAAEAVCNAISVQAETYQDVVYWQHWRFFAMAWLPGIWLVFSLSFARGNYHDFLSRWQWGIVAAFLPPLYLLGTGFQSLFIDVPFWDEVSRWSLGLGWVGYSFFVIFLLQSACILMNFERTLRASTGDLRWQIKFLILGLGSLFAVRVYTASQSLLFSRLTATAETINAGALVVAACLMLYSFSRSRLLTVHFHLSPTAFYHSLTVLAMGGYLLLVGLLAQAVTYLGGEDILPFEALLVFFAFLLLAMFWMSDEWQQRSRLFISRHFQRPRYDYRKEWLVFTQRTTSLLESKDLCDAVVKMVSETFGVSCVTLWLLDETRQQLLFGGSTVFPETQARELLLTKTSDGAALIRVMQEKHFPIEFDARKDDWAGEFTRMYAASVGEARIRYSVPLNAGRELLGIMTLNERVIREPLSFEDADLLKTVADQAAASLWNLKLSRQLLKAKEMEAFQTLSTFFIHDLKNLASTLSLTMQNLPVYFDDPEFRADALRVITNSVQKIDSMCGRLSLLTKGLDLHTAPVDLNALVNATLTELNGAVRATVTQRLQTMPSLVIDSEQIHKVLVNLVLNANDATGEGGEIAIKTERQNDWAILAVQDNGSGMSPEFVTQSLFQPFQTTKSKGLGIGLFHNKKIVEAHRGRIAVESEPGKGSIFRVLLPVVQ